TTTGAGAGACAATTAAGACTCAAACAATGGCGAAAAAAGCATGGATATCCTCTATGTCCAAAATGTAAAGACATAGCCGCGCAATTACACGGCACAGACGCACTTTGCAGCGCCTGCTATTTCCAAAGCCAGAAAAGTGTTGCTCAAGACACTGGTGAACAAAATTTCAGCTAAACACTTTTGTCACCTACTGAGGTGCCCTCTCCTGCTGACTTCCATGCTATGATCGAGTGCTCTAAAAGGCTTGCGGTGACCGGCTTCTATGATGTTCCACTACAAAATGACCACAAGCAATAGCGGAGCAAAGAATTGCGATAGAGCAATTCGCAGCGAAGCGTGGTAGAGCTGGATAGCTAGCGAAGACGAGGGCTCGCCATCGCCGGAGCGTTAAGAATGATAAGACTTCAAAACGTCAATAAAGACTACGGCGGCAGACCTGCCCTAGTTAACGCAAATTTGAACATTGGACTCGGTGAGTTCGCGTTTTTAGTTGGTCCTTCCGGCGCGGGCAAGTCTACGCTCATGCGTCTTTTGTATCGTGAAGAAGTTCCATCTTCCGGCAAAGTTTTTATTGGCGGCGTTGATATCACGCGCATTCACGCAAGACAAGTTCCGCTCTTGCGCAGACGTTTGGGAATTGTTTTCCAAGACTATAAATTACTGCCGCGTCAAACAGTATTCGATAACGTTGCTTACATTTTGCGCGCATTAGGTGTTGATCAAAGTTCAATCAACAGACGTGTAACAAGTGCTCTTTGTGTAGTAAATCTAGAAGACAAAGCAAAAGCTTATCCGGATGAATTGTCCGGCGGTGAACAACAGCGTGTTGGCATTGCGCGAGCAATCGTCAACGGACCGCCAGTGCTTCTTGCGGACGAACCAACAGGTAATCTTGATCCACAAACATCGTTGGAAATTGTTCAATTGCTTGAACGTATTTCTTCACGTGGAACAACCGTACTTATTTCCACACACGATCAATTCATCGTCAACTCATTGCGTCGCCGCGTTATTAGTTTGCGCAACGGAGAAATTGTCTCTGACGTAGACAGCGGCACATACGAGATGGAGGTCAAAGTAGCGACTCCATGAGACAGCTTCGTATCCTAGCTAGAGTTGGTATGGAAACAATTTTGGGCATGCGTAAAAGCGGCTGGTCCAACTGGCTCGTCATAGGCATTTTGGCTGTTGCACTCACCATCTTCGGTGGTGTCTTGCAATTGACCATGACCTTAAAAAATGTCGTTAATGCCTGGGGTTCGCAACTGGAAATTTCTGCCTACTTAAAAGATGGCTATGACCCTAAAGCAATTGCTCGCGAGATAAGCCAGTTGCCACAAGTATCGCTGGTAGAAATCGTTCCAAAAGATGTCGCCTGGCGCGATATGCAATCAAGCTTCCGTGTAGCAGGGGTCAACAACCCATTGCCTAATACTTTGCACGTAAGACTCAACTCAATGCAAGTTGTGGAAAAGACCGCCAACAAATTGCAGAAAATCAAAGCCGTTGAGCACGTTCGCTATCCGCTAAAAGTAGCGCGCAACATCAATCGCTTGCGCCACTTCTTGGAATTAGCCGGCATTATCGTGACAGGCGCATTGACCGCTGCCACTCTAATCGTGATAGGCAACACCATTCACCTTGTAATCGAAGCCAGACAGCGTGAAATTGAAATTCTTTCCTTGATGGGCGTAAGTCCCTGGTACATCAAAGGGCCTCTAGTATTGCAAGGCGCAGCCTACGGAATGGGCGCCGCATTTCTTTCATTGATAATTCTCTTCGGCGTCAACATCTATGCCGACTCATACGTCCGCGAGCAGCTGTTGAGCTTCCTGCCTCTTCTGCCCAACAACATGGAATACGGCTTGTTACCGACATTCATCATTCTGCTTCTAGTCGGCGTAGCCGTAGGAGCAGGCGGCAGCGCCTGGACATCCGGACGTTACATCAAGGTTTAGTTAGTCAGCCAGAATAGCGACTATCGTTTCGACGGATTTGGCTTGCATCTCGACTGAAGTCAGGTTGGCAATGCCCGGTACAGGGACTGGCAAGTTGCAGACGGCTGATGTTTTGGCAGAGACCATGCCGGATGAAGGATCGTATTCGAAGTCAAACATCTTCGGTGATGTAAAAATCTGCGATGCTTGTGTGTTTTTGACGATTTCTTCGGCGGACTTTTTAGCTTCGACTGAAGTATCTTTTTCAGAAGCGGCGCGCACGGCGTTTTTGCACATGCGTTCGTTGTTTGTTTGGCAGGTTACAACTGCACCGACGTCGATGAAAAACAGCACTAGAATCACAACGAATACTATGCCCAGCACTGACTCAATTATGCTGGTTCCTTTGGCATCACGCCTGACGCAGTTTCTTGTCACCATTTTCTTATCCCCTGATAAAAACTAATCCAGACCCTTTTCTTCTAAGGGTTGTTCTTCTGTAAAACTAAAAGTCAAATCTGCTCCCAAGCCAGGCACATCGGCAAACGCTTGCATCGGCACTAGTGGTTTGACCTTCACTTCTGAAGTCAAACGCACAAAATCCGGGTTTTGGCTTGGCGTGTATGTCAAATCTTTGTTGGTTACCTTAGTGCTGTAGTTCGCCGGTGTTATACCGATGAGACTTGCCAGTCCGGTATTGGCCCAATTTTGCCCAATTCGATCTTCAGCAGCTTCAACAGCATCTTTATCCTTTGGATTGGTCAATGCTAATTCGCGAACCATGATGTGGTTCAAAAACCAGGAAGCGCCATAAGCACATCCGATGTATGCGAAGTTGATTAGCGGAAATACAATGAGCAGAATGAAAATACCCATTGCCGGTCCGAATTCAGCTAACTGACTGCCTCTTTGTCCCCTGCCATTTCTCATGTTACCTGCGCTCCTTCGACTCGTCGCTTGATTCGTCGACGCCATCAATAGCGACTGCTTTGACGATGCGATACTCGATCATTACAGTTGAGCGCATGTCACCCATACCGGTGGGACTAACGTGCACTCGCACTAAATTGCCGTTTTTCTTCGAGCCGTCAATTCTTCCATTGCCTGCTTTTGTATCAACTACCCATTTCTCGCCACGTAATACATCTGCATACCAGTCATAAACCATTTGTGGTGTCTCACGACACGCAAAGGAAATGCCGTATGTGGCTCCGCCCCATGACTGTGGCATAACCACAGCACGCAGGACTTTGTAATTGCCGGTGTACTGCGGAAAATCAGGCAGCTGAGGCAAGTAATTAATTACCTGGTAGCTTGTTTCTGAATTAGCTGAAGCTGGTATGCTTGCTCCTCCAATTACAAGAGTCATCATCAGCGCTGCGTAAACATATTTTTTAAATGTGCATTTCATTGGACACCCCCGTGCCATCCTAGTTAGGATCAGAAAATACGCCGGTATTAGAACCCGGCACACCACCGAATCCTGCTTGGTGTGACATATTGAGTTCTCCAAGCAAATTATTATGACCTGACGATGGCGTGAAAGTAACTTGGTCATCACCATAAAGCTCCGGCGAAGAGTGCATGTATGGATAGACAGGAGCCCCACCATCACCGGCCGCATCAACTGATCTGAAAAGAGTTGAATAGGTCACATGTGAGAATTGCGGATTGCCATCGGGCACTGCATTACTGTTGACCCATGGCGGCGGAGTTGAGGTCATGGTCAAAGCACCGGCAAGGTTCTTGTAGATGTACATAACTGCACCCATCGGTATTGTTCTGCCGTTCAGCACGCTGTTAATTTCAGCCGCAGTTGCCTCCGGCTTCATCTGGTACATGCGCTGAGCAATTTGCTCCATGATGTTGTTGGCACCAGCTTGCGGCAACAACTGACTCAAAGTGCCTGGTTTGGCAAAATCAGGAATATTGGAATAGGCTTGGTTGTGATTGAAGTATTCCAATCCCGACGGTCCAGGAACGCTAGCCGTAAAGCTGTACCAAGGATCCGTTGGATCGTGAACACGCTTTACGTGTTGGAAAGCGGCCATCACCTGTGTCTTAACGTTTTCAATTGCCATCTGGCTGCTTGAGCTGAATTGCACGCCAGGTGAACTCAAATATTTTGTGCCATAAGTATCAAAGAATTTCGGCAGCATTTGGTTATACAGCGAACTGCCGGCATCCATGTAAGTAAGCATCGTCGCTGCCGACTTAATTGAACTCGGGCTCGCTCCATAAATACCTGCAGATGACGGCGCTGGCCCTGTTGGTTTACCGGCAGCAAGATTTTGATTGTAAGTTAACCACTGGTTGTACTGCGTTGGATTAGTTGTGTAAGCGCGATTACCGGAACCATCGTTTGGTCCAACAAAAATTCCGGTGTTCAACTCTTGAGCAAAGATATTTTGGTTATCACCGAGCGTGCCGGAAAACGAATGACCGCCACCGTTGGAAATTACAATGTAGCCGCGTGGAATGGACGCTGTGTAGTCAGCACCAAGACAACCGACAATGGCACCAGCTGCGGCCGACAAATCCTTAGCTGCACCACTTGCCTTGAAAGCATTTGGTGGAACCGTGCCTAAATTAGCCGGTCTTTCCGATGCAGCATTGAAGTCAGTCATTGAAACTAAGTGCGGAGCACTTCCCGGTCTCAATGGCACAAATGATAACGGGCGACCAATGCCCTGAATATTCATATTCACATAGCCGGACATGTAATTGAATTTACGGGATGACTGTTTGTTTGTAAGTACATTTCCTACAAAAGGAATACGTCTGTTGGTACCTGGATATAAAGGCAAGCAATTTGGATTGCAGTCCACGTTACTGGCCGCACCGGACTTCATATAACCAGTTGCATATTTACCTTCCAAGTGCGACGTGGATGCACCGGCACCCATCATGCGTACGAAGTTAGCGGACGCCACATCGGCAAAGTACTGTCCCATATCAGAACCATTAGAAAGCGATTTGGCCAAGCGTCCGCCGATACTAGCGTCGCCCGTGCAAACCATATCAATTGCTTGTTGCGCATTGGCTAGTGCTCGCGGAGTACCTTCTGTTGAAGCATTCATTGCCACCAACAGTGCTTGTCCGACGCAACGGTTGTATGTAAGAAGATCTACTTGTCCGTTATTAGTCAAACCGCCAAAGTATGTTTGCTCCAATCCATTGAGGGTTACTTTGGGTCTTTTCAAAGCTTGTTTGGCGACGTTAAGTCCGCCGGCATCGGTGGCGTTTTGTAATTCTCTATCACCGCCGATGAGTTTGCCGAATAAGAAGAAAAAGCCTGCCAGCAATGCAAAGACAATAACAAAGGCAAGCGTCAAAGTCAGGACTGCGCCCTTCTCTTTTCTGTTCATGGACTCGGACCCCCTAGTAAGCTGCTGTCAGAGCTTGTCATCCAACGGACAACAATTAACTCACTCTAATGTCAAGATTATAGATTAGCGCAGCTTAATGTCAAGCGGTTTTTAATGATTGACAGATTAAAAGCAGCCTGGGTGCCCAAAAAAGCAGTAGGGGCACATCGAAATGCGCCCCTACATATATAAATGGAAGCAGTTCAGCCTATTTAACAGCTGGCTCCATTACGGTGACCTTGGTCATTTTGTCGCCAGCGCGGAGGCTTTCAACTACCTTCATGCCATCGATAACTTTGCCGAAAACGGCATATTGCATATCGAGGAATGGGGTTGCAGCCAGCGTGAAGTAGAACTGTGAGCTAGCTGAATTAGGATCGTTTGTTCTTGCCATAGCAATAGCACCTGCTTCATGCTTCAAGTTCGGCTTTACTTCCAATGGAATGTTGCGCTCTTTTTTGGTTGTTGGATCGATAAATCCACCGGTGCCGGTTCCCTTCGGGTCGCCACCTTGAATTACAAAGCCCGGCTCATAGCGGTGAAAGCCGAGACCGTTGTAGAAGCCACGCTTCACCAAGTCCAAGAAGTTGTGGCTGGTGATTGGAGCTTCAGCTTCGTAAATCTGAACCTTAATTACACCTTTGTTGGTTTCCATTACGACAACTGGATTGTTCATAGGTTTCTTATTAATACCAATAAGCGTACGGTTATGGTCAGGGGCAGCACCTGCAACTTGACTCAAGCATACGAAGGTAAACAAAACGAGTGCCACCACCGGTAGCATCATGGTCAAAAGCGGGCTGTTAGTCCGATGACAATTGCGCATCACCTTGATATCTCCTCCTTTGTAAGAAGTCTAACCGCATCATTTTAGCAATGATGTCTGAACCTCTACCTGTCCGGCAACTTGATCAGGCGCTTTAGTTACAACAGGTATCGTTATTTTAACGTCCAGGCTGTCAGGCGTAGTTGGCACTGAGAAACAAAGAAGTCCGACAGTCTTATCGCCCGGAAGTAAAATCCGTTTGCCGAGCCGAATTTCTTCAATTTGCAACCTGACTTCATCGTATCCACAGGGTATACCTAAAGCCTCATTCTTCTTGGCTATTTCACTAGCAATAGGTGCTGCCAATCCGGCAGATGCCACACCAACAACAGCAACCATTGCTTTGGCAAATGCTGAGGGATCGCAGCCTGAGCCGTCCGTCAATTCTTTCTGAGTCGCTTGATTGAAAGACTGCGAGCCGGAAACAGCTTGCGCTTGATCGCCATCTACAAGTATCGGCGTAGATAGCTCATTGGATATTTCAACTTTTACGCAACGAAAATTAGTTGGTCTGCACTGCGTAAAAAGCTTAGAGCCAATTGGATTTGCCTTTACGGCGACCTGCTGGAATTCTGCAATTCCACGAAGCTGAGGCTCCTGACTGATTGCAGGCAAAGTCGACATCATAAGAGCAAGAACCAAGCTACCACTATTACGAAATTGCATAGCAGCAGAATAGCACCTTTTCAATGATGGTGTTCACACCTAGCGCGGCGGGAATTGAAAGTCGAATGTGCCGTTGCCGACAGGTATTTGCAAGTCGATATTTTGCGTTTGATTGATATCGAAATACAGGTATCCGCCAAGCGTATGCCCTGGAGCAACAGTTGTTGACCCGAGCATGTGATTACGAATTGCATCGGCATTTTGTCTTGCTTTGCTTGTGATGTCTGCGGCTTTCTGCAATGCACGCTGTTGAGCGGCATAGTCAGGCACTTGCGTTGTAATAGTGCTCATATTGCCGTAGTTGTTGATGATAGGCATTGAGCCGCCGTATCCCCAGACAGGCGGATACCAGCCACCATTTCCCATTACAGTAGTCGTCACTGATTGCGTGGCATTCTGCCCCCAGAATTTCACCCAAGCTGCTTGCCTGTCTCCCTTCTTCTCGATGGTATCTGCCATCTTCGATGGATCAACCATATTGGCATAAAGCATCTTTGGCGACATCGTCATAAATATTGGGGGGCGAGGCAAGAATTGCACTGGATGTCCGCTGTCATTTTTGATAAACAACTCTACACGTACAGCTTTCGGCACATCGGGAGAAGGCGGCAAAATTGAAGCTGCTACAGTCAATCCATCAGCAGAAGTGATGAGCTGATCTTGTCCCTGATTATTCCGACGCATGCAGTTTGGTGCGCCGTTGTAGAAGCTATAAATTACATCTTGCCAATATGGATGCGGCGCGTATGGCGAAGCTGGTCCTCGGAAATTAGCTTTAACTTGCAGTGCTTCTTGAAAGAGCCCTGCTGCTTCCTGTTGCTTTCCTTGACGCCAGTAGATTGAAGCTAGCTGCTCAACAGTGTCAGCCACGTTCAAGTCACGCCTTTTCGCATCCTGTCCTATTTTAAGTAATGCTTGCTTGTATAAATTAGCCGCTTCTTCAAGGCGTCCATTTTGGTCAACCAAATAAGCCAAGTGAGTCATACTGGCGATAAGATCGGAGTCATCATCATCCTTTTGCTCAGCACGGATATTGAGCGCGTCTTTGCAGTACTGCTCAGCATCGCTCAGATTGCCCTTAGCCTGGCTAAGCCACGAAAGATCATCGAGCAGTTGAGACTGCAGTCTTGGATTCTGCACTGACTTGCTTATACTTTGCGCTTTAGCAAATTCCTTAGCGGCTTTGTCATTCTTGCCCTGCCAAAGAAGTGCTTCGCCAAGTCCTATGTGCAAAGCCATATCGTCATCGGAATTTTTAGCCGCAGACCCAAGAGCTGCGCTGTATATTGACTCGGCGCGGGCATAGTCGCCTATATCGAGAGCATTTTGTCCATCAGGGTTAGCGACATGGTAGCTGACCGTGCCGGCCATCCCAGGCTGTGCGTCGCAATAGCCAGGCAACCCAATAAGAGCCGTTAGTACTAACGAAAGGCTTGCAGCGCGAATCATATTTGTCTCCTAATAATGCTCAATAATTTTCCGCTATCGGCCATAATCCTGTCATCGGGATTTCCCACACTGAAGCCTATAAAACGAGAAATTAGCGAGATTAAAGTGAAGAGGGGGAAGCTTTAGCCTCCCCCTCTGTCATTTACTTACTTGCGGTCTGTTTTATCTTGGTCCCTTTGGCGACTCCTGTAGCAGCGTCCTTCTTATAAAGACGCTTGCCCATCACCCAGGTCTCATCAATTGCACGATCATCGCCAACTGCCATGACGCCGAAGAGCAATTGCTCTGCTTGCTTCATGTTTGTTGGTTTGTCGCAAATCAATGATTGGTGCCAGGCTGTAGCCATTGGTCCACCATTCCAATCGATGACAACAAAGTCAGCTTCTTTGCCAGGCTTGAAATTGCCGATTAATTCGTCAAGATAAAGTCCCTGAGCGCCGCCTAGTGTCAACGAATAGAAAGCGCGATAAGCATTGAGCTTGTTGCGCTCGGATTGAGCTTCATCATGCCAACGCGGATCGATACTACCGTCAAGCATCGTGTTGTTGCACATGCCGACTTTGTATGCCTGATTCAATACGTTGATCATGGAGAAGCTGTTACCGCCACCCATGTCTGATCCGAAGGTCATGCGAACACGATTGATGGGATCGGTTGCTTTACCCAGACGGAAGAGTCCACTACCAAGGAATGTATTGGAATTCGGACAGAACGAAATTGAAGCACCTGCTTTAGACAGACGTTCCATTTCGCCGTCAGACAACCACACACCGTGTCCGGCAGTAAACTTCGGACCAACCAAGCCGTACTTTTCATAACAACCTAGGTAGTCGGCACAATCATGCTCTCTAGCAGCATTTCTTGTCTCTGTCGGATTTTCCGAAACGTGAGTGTTAATCCAGCAATCCGGAAATTCTTTGTGCAACTGTTGGCACTTCTCCAACAAATCAGCCGAATCACCATAAGCAAATCTTGGTGTGATGGCAAAAAGATTTCTGCCCTTGCGGTGATACTTCTGAATTAGTCTCTTGCATTCAGAATAGAACTGATCTGGCGGTGTTGCAAAATCTTTCGGCACATTGCGATCGATACCTGCAATACCACAAATCACGCGCATGTTGCGAGCACTTGCTTCATCGAAAAATGCTTCAACAGCAGATGACGATGATGTGCCGAAATCTTGCACGGTTGTTGTTCCATTAGCCAACAAGTTATCGAAATAGCGTCTCACGCCTTCACGTGCATATTCCGGATTTTTGTATTTAATTTCTTCAGGGAATATCCACTCTTGCAACCAAGGCAACAATTGCAAACCGTATTCACCCAACACACGTGTTTGTGGGAAGTGAACGTGTCCGTCAACAAAACCCGGCATAATAATGCGGTTTTGAATTGTTGTAGTTGCAATACCTGGATATTTTGAAGCGAGATCGGCATATGGTCCGAAATCTACAATGGTGCCTTTGTCCATAACGAGAAGTCCATCAGGCAAAAAGCGAGCTGATTCTTCTTCGTGTCCAACGTGTTTCCAGGGATCATCGACGAAGTCGAAGAATGTCCCTCTAACAGCGGTCATCTTATTATCAGCAGCCATAGACGGCAAACTGCCTGTTGACAAACAAGCAATGAGACCGAGCATGGATGCTATTAGTTTTTTGGCGCTATTGCGCTTTAGCATGTGTTGTCTCCTCAGAGTAATTGAAGGCAAGTTCACTTTACCCTGTGGATCTTGCTAAAAACCAAGGAGGCATATTAAACGCGTCATTTGTGAACACATGGTTACAACATCTTCAATCTTGCGGCCCATCAGACTCATTAGCGGACACAACAGACGGTTGCAAGTATTTAGCAAACCAATTGGCAGCGTATTCACTAACCAAATCAAGAGCACCTGCTTCTTCAAATAAATGTGTTGCACCAGGCACAACTATTAGTTCGCTTTTGCAACGCATTTTTTCCATTGCTACTTTGTTCAGATCAATTACCGCCAAGTCTGCTTCACCAACAATGAGTAAAGTTGGTGCGCGTAAAAGATTTAGATGCGAACAAGCCAAATCCGGTCTGCCACCGCGCGAGACTACAGCTTTTACAACATTTTGTTTTACCGCGCCGGCAATAATTGCGGAAGCACCGCCAGTGCTGGCACCAAATAGTCCTATAGGAAGCGAGCATGTCGCGCTATTTTTCTGCGACCAATCAATTGCAATTAGTAGCCGTCTGGACAAAAGACCAATATCAAATCGAAACTGTCGCGTAAATTGATCAAGCTCTTCTTCTTTGTCCGTCAACAGGTCAATGAGCAGTGCGGCCAAACTTGATTTATTCAATCGGCTTGCAACGAATTGATTACGCGGACTGAAACGACTGCTACCACTTCCGTGCGCAAAGAGCACCAGTCCGGCAGGATTTGCCAACATGGTTAGATCGCCAATTAGGGAACCAGCCGCCCCTAAGTCAATGGCAATGGATTGGGAGTCTTGCAGCATGACTAGCCCACCTTAGTAGAAATATTAAAGACAAAGTTTTCGCCGAGAAAGCATCACAAAGCAAGATGCACTATTTGAGGAATGGTTCCCGAAAAGCGCGTCTACACCAAGGTAGAGGCGAATAGTGTTGCCCATTGTCCACCGAAATTTGCAGGGTGACATTCTGTAATGAACCGGTCATAGAACCGGTCTTTTTATCGGTCTTTTTATCAACAAAATGGCTTAAACTAGTGGTATAGTAAGGCTTATGGCAAATAAGAAACCGGACAATAAAGCGGACTTTTTAACGGACTCAGATGGAGGTGAGAACTCCAACCTGATGGAGCCGCTGCTCCTAGCTTCAGATTCACGTCACAGACCGGCAATAACCGATTTAGCAATCTCGCTAGCAGCAAAATCGTCAGCCTTACGCAGCAGCCTACCAATTGGCATACGGACAGCACTGGCAGCATTGGTTCGCAATATGAATTGCTATTACAGCAATTTGATTGAGGGGCACAATACTCATCCAATTGATATTGAACGTGCACTGAATAATGACTACAGCAAAGACGCAACGAAGCGCAATCTTCAGTTAGAAGCCAAAGCACATGTACAAGTACAAAGCTGGATAGACCAAGGCGGACTATCTACAGCCGCAAATACAAAAGAAGCACTGCTGACCATTCACCGAAAGTTTTGTGAGCACTTGCCTGCCGAATTGCTCGCCTTGGAAGGCGTACCGATAATTCCAGGAGAGATACGTAGGCACGCCGTTGGAGTTGGCAGCCATATTCCTATTAGTCCAGGAGCCGTGAGTCGCTTCTTGGATCGCTATGAGGAAGTCTATGCAAGTCTCGGATCCAGCGAATCACTTATTGCAGCTGCTGCTGCGCATCACCGATTACTATGGATACACCCCTTTATCGACGCCAACGGGCGCGTTGCCCGCCTAGTATCACATGCGCAGTTATTGAATACACTAGACACCCAAAGCATCTGGTCAATTGCCCGCGGTTTAGCCAGAAACGAACAAGCCTACAAGCAACATCTTGCGGCCTGCGATCAAACACGCAGGAATAGCCTCGATGGACGGGGCAATCTAAGCGAAGAAGCTCTGGCTGAATTCACCAAATTCTTTTTGCGAGTTTGCATAGATCAAGTAGAGTTTATGGAAAGTCTCGTACAACCCGAAAAGCTGCGCGGACGAATTTTGTCTTGGGCGCACAGCGAAACAAACAAGGACAAGTTATTGCCTAATTCAGGAGCTATTTTGGAGGCAATCTTGTACAGAGGGGAATTACCCAGGAGTGATGTACCAAGAATCCTCGGACTTGGCGATCGTCAAGCAAGAAGGGTTGTATCCGGATTAGCAAATGAAGGCGTTCTCGTTTCTCAAAGCGACCGCGCTCCACTACATTTGGCTTTCCCCGCCGCACTTGCTCCAAGCTGGATGCCGGGACTCTTCCCGGATAGACCGACAGACTAATTCCAGGGTCGGGCTTAAAAAAAGCGCTGCCTCTGTGATTCTCTGACTATAGTTAGCGATTAACACCTTGTTTAAGGTGCCTGGCAAGGTAAGGAGCAGTGCAGCTTTGGCGCGACTTTGCCACCTTGTCCGGTGTTCCGGCGGCAATAACCAGACCGCCCTTTGATCCTGCTCCTGGACCAAGGTCGATTATCCAGTCCGAGCGCGTAAGTACGTCCATGTCGTGTTCGACGACAATTACCGTGTTTCCGGATTCGACAAGAGCGTGCAAGAGTAGCATGAGCTTCTCCACGTCCTGCGGGTGCAGTCCTGTAGTTGGTTCGTCGAGAATATAGATGGTCTCTCCATGTTGTTCTCGTTGTAATTCCGTGGCAAGTTTTATGCGCTGCGCTTCACCACCAGAAAGCTCTGTGGCAGGCTGACCCAGGTGCAAATAACCAAGCCCGACGCTTTGCAGAGTCTCCAGCGCGCGATAAGCAGAAGGAAGTTCGCGAAAAAAGTCACATGCAGCATCTACCGTCATATCGAGCACTTGAGCTATGTTCTTTTTACGATAGGTAACTTCAAGTGTTTCTGCATTATACCGATCACCATGACAGGCAGAACAAGGTGCGTATACACTGGGCAAGAAGAGCAATTCGATGGATACCTGTCCCTCGCCTTCGCAGGTTGTGCAGCGACCACCTGCCACGTTGAAGGAAAAACGCCCGGCGTTATAACCACGCTTTTTGGCCTCGGCTGTTGCCGCAAAGCACTTGCGAATGGAATCGAACAAGCCAGTATAAGTA
The Candidatus Obscuribacterales bacterium DNA segment above includes these coding regions:
- the ftsE gene encoding cell division ATP-binding protein FtsE, which gives rise to MIRLQNVNKDYGGRPALVNANLNIGLGEFAFLVGPSGAGKSTLMRLLYREEVPSSGKVFIGGVDITRIHARQVPLLRRRLGIVFQDYKLLPRQTVFDNVAYILRALGVDQSSINRRVTSALCVVNLEDKAKAYPDELSGGEQQRVGIARAIVNGPPVLLADEPTGNLDPQTSLEIVQLLERISSRGTTVLISTHDQFIVNSLRRRVISLRNGEIVSDVDSGTYEMEVKVATP
- a CDS encoding permease-like cell division protein FtsX; translation: MRQLRILARVGMETILGMRKSGWSNWLVIGILAVALTIFGGVLQLTMTLKNVVNAWGSQLEISAYLKDGYDPKAIAREISQLPQVSLVEIVPKDVAWRDMQSSFRVAGVNNPLPNTLHVRLNSMQVVEKTANKLQKIKAVEHVRYPLKVARNINRLRHFLELAGIIVTGALTAATLIVIGNTIHLVIEARQREIEILSLMGVSPWYIKGPLVLQGAAYGMGAAFLSLIILFGVNIYADSYVREQLLSFLPLLPNNMEYGLLPTFIILLLVGVAVGAGGSAWTSGRYIKV
- a CDS encoding peptidylprolyl isomerase, yielding MRNCHRTNSPLLTMMLPVVALVLFTFVCLSQVAGAAPDHNRTLIGINKKPMNNPVVVMETNKGVIKVQIYEAEAPITSHNFLDLVKRGFYNGLGFHRYEPGFVIQGGDPKGTGTGGFIDPTTKKERNIPLEVKPNLKHEAGAIAMARTNDPNSASSQFYFTLAATPFLDMQYAVFGKVIDGMKVVESLRAGDKMTKVTVMEPAVK
- a CDS encoding tetratricopeptide repeat protein; translated protein: MIRAASLSLVLTALIGLPGYCDAQPGMAGTVSYHVANPDGQNALDIGDYARAESIYSAALGSAAKNSDDDMALHIGLGEALLWQGKNDKAAKEFAKAQSISKSVQNPRLQSQLLDDLSWLSQAKGNLSDAEQYCKDALNIRAEQKDDDDSDLIASMTHLAYLVDQNGRLEEAANLYKQALLKIGQDAKRRDLNVADTVEQLASIYWRQGKQQEAAGLFQEALQVKANFRGPASPYAPHPYWQDVIYSFYNGAPNCMRRNNQGQDQLITSADGLTVAASILPPSPDVPKAVRVELFIKNDSGHPVQFLPRPPIFMTMSPKMLYANMVDPSKMADTIEKKGDRQAAWVKFWGQNATQSVTTTVMGNGGWYPPVWGYGGSMPIINNYGNMSTITTQVPDYAAQQRALQKAADITSKARQNADAIRNHMLGSTTVAPGHTLGGYLYFDINQTQNIDLQIPVGNGTFDFQFPPR
- the guaD gene encoding guanine deaminase gives rise to the protein MLKRNSAKKLIASMLGLIACLSTGSLPSMAADNKMTAVRGTFFDFVDDPWKHVGHEEESARFLPDGLLVMDKGTIVDFGPYADLASKYPGIATTTIQNRIIMPGFVDGHVHFPQTRVLGEYGLQLLPWLQEWIFPEEIKYKNPEYAREGVRRYFDNLLANGTTTVQDFGTSSSSAVEAFFDEASARNMRVICGIAGIDRNVPKDFATPPDQFYSECKRLIQKYHRKGRNLFAITPRFAYGDSADLLEKCQQLHKEFPDCWINTHVSENPTETRNAAREHDCADYLGCYEKYGLVGPKFTAGHGVWLSDGEMERLSKAGASISFCPNSNTFLGSGLFRLGKATDPINRVRMTFGSDMGGGNSFSMINVLNQAYKVGMCNNTMLDGSIDPRWHDEAQSERNKLNAYRAFYSLTLGGAQGLYLDELIGNFKPGKEADFVVIDWNGGPMATAWHQSLICDKPTNMKQAEQLLFGVMAVGDDRAIDETWVMGKRLYKKDAATGVAKGTKIKQTASK
- a CDS encoding dienelactone hydrolase family protein, whose amino-acid sequence is MLQDSQSIAIDLGAAGSLIGDLTMLANPAGLVLFAHGSGSSRFSPRNQFVASRLNKSSLAALLIDLLTDKEEELDQFTRQFRFDIGLLSRRLLIAIDWSQKNSATCSLPIGLFGASTGGASAIIAGAVKQNVVKAVVSRGGRPDLACSHLNLLRAPTLLIVGEADLAVIDLNKVAMEKMRCKSELIVVPGATHLFEEAGALDLVSEYAANWFAKYLQPSVVSANESDGPQD
- a CDS encoding Fic family protein — protein: MANKKPDNKADFLTDSDGGENSNLMEPLLLASDSRHRPAITDLAISLAAKSSALRSSLPIGIRTALAALVRNMNCYYSNLIEGHNTHPIDIERALNNDYSKDATKRNLQLEAKAHVQVQSWIDQGGLSTAANTKEALLTIHRKFCEHLPAELLALEGVPIIPGEIRRHAVGVGSHIPISPGAVSRFLDRYEEVYASLGSSESLIAAAAAHHRLLWIHPFIDANGRVARLVSHAQLLNTLDTQSIWSIARGLARNEQAYKQHLAACDQTRRNSLDGRGNLSEEALAEFTKFFLRVCIDQVEFMESLVQPEKLRGRILSWAHSETNKDKLLPNSGAILEAILYRGELPRSDVPRILGLGDRQARRVVSGLANEGVLVSQSDRAPLHLAFPAALAPSWMPGLFPDRPTD